From a single Lolium rigidum isolate FL_2022 chromosome 7, APGP_CSIRO_Lrig_0.1, whole genome shotgun sequence genomic region:
- the LOC124671308 gene encoding BTB/POZ and MATH domain-containing protein 1-like, which produces MAKNNTSPKTTSRCLMEGVTMVHDFEVTSYELLDGIGPGRFVRSCNFSVAGYEWFISFFPDGWTLEYAGYASVFLERVIEGNDAHLVRTKFTLNILEKDGEAQITSFDVIGIGHAFSRGNSYLGYPKFVEKSKLKSLSQVINGYFIIRCVLTVIKEPRTELKMKTVVVPQPNLHDQLWQMCKDGQGADVTFSVCDQLFNAHRCLLAARSPVFKAELFGPMKEKETQCIKIDDMDPHIFEALLHFVYTDFMLDDGHYKEGKVAKLQHLLVAADRYGLDRLKVMCESKLCEGIDVETVATSLVLAEQHHCMNLQKACIEFMAPRSVLRAVMATEGFKHLLASSPLVMKEILDMLSLSD; this is translated from the coding sequence ATGGCCAAAAACAATACCTCACCCAAGACAACGTCGAGATGCTTGATGGAGGGCGTCACCATGGTGCATGATTTCGAGGTGACCAGTTACGAGTTGCTCGATGGCATCGGCCCCGGTAGGTTCGTTCGCTCATGCAACTTCAGCGTGGCTGGCTACGAATGGTTTATCAGTTTCTTCCCGGATGGGTGGACGTTGGAATATGCTGGCTATGCATCGGTCTTTCTGGAACGTGTCATCGAAGGGAATGATGCACATCTGGTGAGGACCAAGTTCACCTTAAACATTCTGGAGAAAGACGGTGAAGCACAAATAACAAGCTTTGACGTGATAGGCATAGGCCATGCCTTCTCGCGAGGAAATTCATATCTGGGCTATCCAAAATTTGTTGAGAAATCGAAGCTGAAGTCGTTGTCGCAAGTGATAAATGGCTACTTTATTATTCGCTGTGTTCTCACCGTGATAAAAGAACCTCGCACGGAGCTTAAGATGAAGACTGTTGTTGTTCCGCAGCCGAATCTGCATGACCAGCTCTGGCAAATGTGCAAGGATGGACAAGGGGCAGATGTGACATTCAGTGTATGTGACCAATTGTTCAATGCTCACAGATGCTTGTTGGCAGCACGGTCACCAGTTTTCAAGGCAGAGCTCTTTGGTCCGATGAAGGAGAAGGAAACACAGTGCATCAAAATTGATGACATGGACCCTCATATCTTTGAAGCGCTTCTTCACTTTGTATACACAGATTTCATGCTAGATGATGGGCActacaaagaaggcaaagtcgcaAAACTGCAGCATCTTCTTGTTGCGGCCGATCGATATGGATTGGATAGGTTAAAGGTGATGTGTGAAAGTAAATTATGTGAGGGCATTGACGTGGAGACTGTTGCGACTTCATTGGTTTTAGCAGAGCAACACCACTGCATGAATCTCCAGAAGGCTTGCATCGAGTTCATGGCTCCCCGCAGTGTGCTACGAGCTGTCATGGCAACTGAAGGATTTAAGCATTTGCTAGCGAGCTCTCCCTTGGTCATGAAAGAGATATTGGACATGCTGTCCCTTAGTGACTAG